A single genomic interval of Nodosilinea sp. PGN35 harbors:
- the trxA gene encoding thioredoxin yields the protein MAVKQQFQSFEDLLAGAEVPVLVDFYATWCGPCQMMAGILNTVSSQLKGQIKVVKIDTDKYPEIASQYRVAALPTLVLFKAGQPIDRIEGVLPADQLVARLRPYLA from the coding sequence ATGGCCGTAAAACAGCAATTTCAAAGCTTTGAGGATCTACTGGCCGGTGCTGAAGTCCCCGTGCTGGTTGATTTCTATGCCACCTGGTGTGGCCCCTGCCAGATGATGGCAGGAATTTTAAACACTGTTAGCAGCCAGCTCAAAGGCCAGATCAAAGTTGTTAAAATTGATACCGATAAGTATCCCGAAATTGCTTCTCAGTATCGCGTTGCTGCCCTGCCTACCCTGGTGTTGTTTAAAGCTGGGCAGCCCATAGACCGCATCGAAGGCGTGCTGCCTGCCGATCAACTGGTAGCTCGACTGCGCCCCTATCTGGCCTAG
- the folK gene encoding 2-amino-4-hydroxy-6-hydroxymethyldihydropteridine diphosphokinase → MVAVPCAIALGSNLGDSRKTLQQALVSLSHCPSIDVVAQSSLYQTVAVGPPQPDVLNACALLNTTLSAHDLLNQLLNIEQHFGRVRRERWGPRTLDLDLLFYGQAIIAETTLHIPHPRLRERAFVLVPLAEIAPNWHDPLSGQSVQSLCQAVDPSGVHSLGPITD, encoded by the coding sequence GTGGTAGCTGTACCCTGCGCGATCGCCCTAGGCAGCAACTTGGGTGATTCCCGAAAAACTCTGCAGCAGGCTCTAGTGAGCCTGTCACACTGTCCCAGCATCGATGTGGTAGCGCAGTCAAGCCTCTACCAAACTGTCGCCGTTGGCCCTCCCCAGCCCGACGTCTTAAATGCCTGTGCGCTGCTCAATACCACCCTTTCAGCCCACGATCTGCTGAATCAACTCTTAAATATCGAACAGCATTTTGGTCGAGTGCGCCGCGAGCGGTGGGGGCCGCGCACCCTCGATCTCGACCTGCTATTCTACGGTCAGGCAATTATCGCTGAGACCACCCTGCATATTCCCCATCCCCGCCTGCGGGAACGTGCCTTCGTACTCGTCCCCCTAGCCGAAATCGCCCCTAACTGGCATGATCCCCTGAGTGGTCAATCGGTACAGTCCCTCTGCCAGGCTGTTGACCCTAGCGGAGTGCATTCCCTGGGCCCAATTACTGACTAA
- a CDS encoding NUDIX hydrolase, with the protein MPLGQEPPQLLKQRLFYEGRKFNFEVNRLRLPNRAEGDWECIRHPGGALAVPVTASGELIMVRQYRFAVLGRLLEFPAGTVEADESPADTIQREIQEEVGYSAQTWLPIGNFPLAPGYSDEIIYAFLATDLEVIESPLEADADEDIEVVRFTPAQLEKAILAGEAVDAKSIASFYLAKPYLEKLAAL; encoded by the coding sequence ATGCCCCTGGGTCAAGAGCCTCCTCAACTGCTAAAGCAGCGCCTGTTTTATGAGGGACGCAAGTTCAACTTTGAGGTCAACCGCCTGCGGCTGCCAAACCGAGCCGAAGGCGACTGGGAGTGCATTCGTCACCCCGGTGGTGCTTTAGCTGTACCCGTGACCGCCAGTGGCGAACTAATCATGGTACGTCAGTACCGCTTTGCAGTGCTTGGTCGGCTGTTAGAGTTTCCAGCAGGCACCGTTGAAGCCGACGAATCCCCCGCTGACACCATTCAGCGCGAAATTCAAGAAGAAGTTGGCTACAGTGCTCAAACCTGGCTGCCGATTGGCAACTTTCCCCTAGCCCCAGGCTATTCAGATGAAATCATCTATGCCTTTTTAGCCACCGACCTAGAGGTCATTGAGTCCCCTCTAGAGGCCGATGCCGATGAAGATATCGAGGTGGTGCGGTTCACCCCCGCTCAGCTGGAAAAAGCCATTTTGGCTGGAGAGGCCGTAGACGCTAAATCCATTGCCAGCTTCTACTTAGCAAAACCCTATCTGGAGAAGCTAGCCGCTCTGTAG
- a CDS encoding NAD(P)H-dependent oxidoreductase yields MNHALTTPNELIQQLNWRYATKQFDPTRTIADSTWLALEQSLVLSPSSFGLQPWKFFVVRNPALRQQLKEHAWGQAQITDASHLVVLAIKKDIGAAEVDQFVARMAEVRQVSTSTLDGYGGMVKGFLAQPPYPITMDSWAARQVYIALGFLMYSAALLGVDTCPIEGFSPEKFNELLQLPEQGYSAVVLCAVGYRAEDDNYATLAKVRYAPEAVVGYYD; encoded by the coding sequence ATGAATCACGCCCTTACTACCCCCAATGAGCTCATTCAACAGCTCAACTGGCGCTACGCCACTAAGCAGTTTGACCCCACTCGAACCATCGCGGATAGTACCTGGTTAGCCCTAGAGCAAAGCCTGGTACTGTCTCCTTCTTCCTTTGGGCTGCAACCCTGGAAGTTTTTTGTGGTACGAAATCCTGCCCTGCGGCAACAGCTCAAGGAACACGCCTGGGGTCAAGCGCAGATCACCGATGCCTCCCACCTTGTGGTACTGGCTATCAAGAAAGATATTGGGGCTGCGGAGGTCGACCAGTTTGTAGCGCGGATGGCCGAAGTTCGCCAGGTTTCTACCAGCACTTTGGATGGCTATGGCGGTATGGTTAAGGGCTTTTTAGCACAGCCCCCTTATCCTATTACTATGGACAGCTGGGCGGCCCGACAGGTCTACATTGCCTTAGGCTTTTTGATGTACTCAGCAGCCCTGCTTGGGGTCGATACCTGCCCCATAGAAGGCTTTAGTCCAGAGAAGTTTAATGAATTGCTGCAACTTCCCGAGCAGGGATATTCAGCAGTGGTGCTGTGTGCGGTGGGCTACCGTGCTGAAGATGACAACTATGCCACTCTGGCGAAGGTGCGTTACGCCCCTGAAGCCGTAGTGGGCTACTACGACTGA
- a CDS encoding HAD family phosphatase, translating to MALKAVLLDFNGIVINDEAIHGRLIEDLLLEENLRPNSQDLTDCCLGRSDAACLADLLACQGRVVSEEYLKKLLERKATRYREVLSTLAHLPLYPGLDDLIYQVRSAQLKLAIVSGARRSEIEAVLSRVTWGESVELVISSDDLSIGVSKPAPDGYLLAIEQFNQRFAELVLQPAECLAVEDSFAGIESAKRAGIPVLGVAHTYPYQMIHRRATWAIDHLYELSLDWLKPYYGSGNSGLGATPKIPA from the coding sequence ATGGCTCTTAAGGCAGTTCTGCTTGACTTCAATGGCATCGTCATCAACGATGAGGCCATCCATGGACGGTTGATAGAAGATTTGCTTCTAGAGGAAAATCTCCGGCCTAATTCCCAAGACTTAACGGACTGCTGCCTAGGCCGCTCTGATGCAGCCTGCTTAGCAGATCTCCTCGCGTGTCAGGGCCGGGTAGTCTCTGAGGAGTATTTAAAGAAACTGCTGGAGCGCAAAGCTACCCGCTATCGCGAAGTACTCAGCACCTTAGCTCACTTACCCCTATACCCTGGCCTAGACGACTTAATTTACCAGGTGCGCTCAGCACAGCTGAAGCTGGCTATTGTCTCTGGGGCACGACGCAGTGAAATTGAAGCCGTCCTGTCACGGGTGACCTGGGGCGAATCCGTAGAGCTAGTGATTTCGTCTGACGATCTGTCCATTGGAGTCAGTAAACCCGCCCCAGACGGCTATTTACTGGCCATTGAACAGTTTAATCAACGATTTGCGGAGCTAGTGCTGCAGCCCGCTGAATGCCTAGCGGTAGAGGACTCCTTTGCGGGTATTGAATCGGCAAAACGCGCCGGGATACCGGTTCTAGGGGTTGCCCATACCTACCCGTACCAAATGATCCATCGCCGGGCAACGTGGGCAATCGACCACCTCTACGAACTGAGCCTAGACTGGCTCAAACCGTACTACGGCTCTGGAAATAGCGGACTTGGTGCAACTCCTAAAATTCCAGCGTAG
- a CDS encoding RNA polymerase sigma factor SigF, protein MATQTSTIRSRGMELLMQYKQSPSVQLRNRLVQLNAGLVRKIAHRVSHQCSEPYEDLEQIGYIGLIRAIERFNPGQGCAFSSFAVPYIRGEMLHFLRDRGTTVKIPRRWQDLQKESQKLQMELMRTLGRNPSDSEMAEALGVPVKEWREVKMAHKNRLPLSLDATVCQQVDSNITLGETLPDTHYQLMQALEEDRQQIQRALNQLESKTRTAIEFVFFKGLSRKEVAEKIGVSPMTVTRRIQRGVDEMVAYLQPQELRTDP, encoded by the coding sequence ATGGCTACTCAAACTTCGACAATTCGCTCCCGTGGCATGGAACTGCTGATGCAGTACAAGCAGTCTCCCTCGGTGCAACTGCGTAACCGACTGGTACAACTCAACGCTGGCCTAGTACGCAAAATTGCTCACCGTGTCAGCCATCAGTGCTCCGAACCCTACGAAGATCTCGAGCAAATTGGCTATATTGGTTTGATTCGTGCCATTGAGCGGTTTAATCCCGGACAGGGCTGCGCCTTTAGCTCCTTTGCCGTACCCTATATTCGCGGTGAGATGCTGCACTTTCTGCGCGATCGCGGTACTACTGTTAAGATTCCCCGCCGCTGGCAGGATCTGCAAAAAGAGTCGCAAAAACTTCAGATGGAGCTGATGCGCACCCTGGGCCGTAACCCTAGCGATAGCGAAATGGCCGAGGCCCTAGGGGTACCAGTTAAAGAATGGCGAGAAGTCAAAATGGCTCACAAAAACCGCCTTCCCCTCAGTCTTGACGCCACTGTCTGTCAGCAGGTTGACTCCAACATCACTCTTGGTGAAACCCTGCCCGACACCCACTATCAGCTGATGCAGGCATTGGAAGAAGATCGCCAGCAAATTCAGCGGGCATTAAATCAGCTGGAGTCCAAAACTCGCACTGCCATCGAGTTTGTCTTTTTCAAAGGACTTTCCCGGAAAGAAGTAGCTGAGAAAATTGGCGTTAGCCCCATGACCGTCACCCGTCGCATTCAGCGCGGGGTAGATGAGATGGTTGCTTACCTGCAACCGCAGGAACTCCGCACCGACCCCTAG
- a CDS encoding DUF1818 family protein: protein MTLESADPTGKRFVREGRGWRLGWDASAPSYPGLLAGSSWAMELTKAEFHTFRRLALEVSETMQEIAGELMDDERITCEAEADYLWLEAEGFPRAYRMRFILKSGRQCEGEWDVDATQQVMQVIFHLTVF, encoded by the coding sequence GTGACCTTAGAGTCAGCCGATCCCACGGGTAAGCGGTTTGTCAGGGAAGGCCGCGGGTGGCGGCTCGGTTGGGATGCCAGTGCTCCTAGCTATCCTGGGCTGCTGGCCGGTTCTAGCTGGGCTATGGAATTAACTAAGGCTGAGTTCCATACCTTTCGCCGTTTGGCGCTGGAAGTGAGCGAGACCATGCAAGAGATTGCTGGCGAACTCATGGATGACGAGCGGATCACCTGCGAGGCGGAAGCAGACTATCTCTGGCTTGAGGCAGAAGGGTTTCCAAGAGCTTACCGTATGCGGTTCATACTCAAATCAGGTCGGCAATGCGAGGGTGAGTGGGACGTAGACGCAACCCAACAGGTGATGCAGGTCATCTTTCACCTCACGGTGTTTTAG
- a CDS encoding DNA-directed RNA polymerase subunit omega, giving the protein MAKRSPFDSTQVMRRTEDLIRAASNRYRITVQVANRAQRRRFEDFENYEDPKMKPVLRAIIEMSDELTQPEIIGE; this is encoded by the coding sequence ATGGCTAAGCGCTCTCCTTTCGACAGTACCCAGGTTATGCGGCGCACTGAAGACCTGATTCGAGCTGCCTCCAACCGCTATCGAATTACGGTGCAGGTAGCAAACCGAGCCCAGCGGCGGCGCTTCGAGGATTTTGAAAATTACGAAGACCCCAAAATGAAGCCCGTGCTGCGAGCCATCATTGAAATGTCCGACGAGCTAACTCAGCCAGAAATTATTGGCGAATAG
- a CDS encoding energy-coupling factor ABC transporter ATP-binding protein has protein sequence MPGNVALAQKSGAIRVSQVQFQWPSGASVLQNCSLTVQSGEFCMLLGNNGSGKSTLLKILGGLLQPQSGEWSTEKPVGFVFQNPDHQLVMPTVGADVAFGLVDEHLPLAEIRHRVDDALAAINLLELKRRPIYALSGGQKQRVAIAGAIARHCRVLLLDEPTALLDPDSQIDLVKRVRNLVKERGLTALWVTHRLVELDYCDRAFLLEAGQVLDEGEPSRLKERLQSLA, from the coding sequence GTGCCTGGTAACGTTGCTTTAGCTCAAAAATCTGGGGCCATCAGAGTCAGCCAAGTGCAGTTTCAGTGGCCATCGGGGGCGTCGGTTTTGCAGAACTGCTCACTCACGGTACAGTCAGGTGAGTTTTGCATGCTGCTGGGCAACAACGGCAGCGGCAAATCCACCCTACTGAAGATTTTGGGTGGATTGCTGCAGCCTCAGTCGGGAGAGTGGTCTACTGAGAAACCCGTGGGGTTTGTTTTTCAGAACCCCGATCACCAGCTAGTGATGCCGACGGTGGGGGCCGATGTGGCCTTTGGTCTAGTGGATGAGCACCTGCCTTTGGCAGAGATTCGTCACCGAGTTGATGACGCCCTCGCCGCCATCAATCTACTGGAGCTCAAGCGGCGGCCTATTTATGCCCTCAGCGGAGGACAAAAGCAGCGGGTGGCGATTGCAGGGGCGATCGCCCGTCACTGTCGCGTGCTGCTGCTGGATGAACCCACTGCTCTGCTAGACCCCGATAGCCAGATAGACTTGGTGAAGCGGGTGAGAAACCTGGTTAAGGAGCGAGGATTAACAGCTCTATGGGTAACCCACAGGCTAGTGGAACTTGACTACTGCGATCGCGCCTTTTTGCTGGAGGCGGGGCAAGTTTTAGATGAAGGCGAGCCTAGTCGACTCAAGGAGCGGCTGCAAAGCTTAGCCTGA
- the psbD gene encoding photosystem II D2 protein (photosystem q(a) protein) — MTIAMGRAQAQRGWFDVLDDWLKRDRFVFIGWSGLLLFPCAYLAVGGWLTGTTFVTSWYTHGLASSYLEGANFLTVAVSTPANSLGHSLLLLWGPEAQGDFVRWCQLGGLWSFVALHGAFGLIGFMLRQFEVARLVGLRPYNAIAFSAPIAVFVSVFLMYPLGQSSWFFAPSFGVAAIFRFLLFLQGFHNWTLNPFHMMGVAGVLGGALLCAIHGATVENTLFKDGENANTFRAFEPTQAEETYSMVTANRFWSQIFGIAFSNKRWLHFFMLFVPVTGLWMSAVGIVGLGLNLRAYDFVSQEIRAAEDPEFETFYTKNILLNEGIRAWMAPTDQPHEKFVFPEEVLPRGNAL, encoded by the coding sequence ATGACCATAGCAATGGGACGCGCGCAAGCCCAGCGAGGATGGTTCGACGTCCTTGACGATTGGCTGAAGCGCGATCGCTTTGTATTTATCGGCTGGTCAGGCCTACTGCTGTTTCCCTGCGCCTACCTGGCGGTAGGGGGCTGGCTGACCGGCACCACCTTTGTCACGTCCTGGTACACCCACGGCCTAGCGTCGTCGTACCTGGAAGGGGCGAACTTTCTGACCGTTGCGGTCTCGACTCCGGCGAACAGCCTGGGGCACTCGCTGCTGCTGCTGTGGGGACCTGAGGCGCAGGGCGACTTTGTGCGCTGGTGCCAGCTGGGGGGACTGTGGAGCTTTGTGGCGCTGCACGGAGCCTTTGGGCTGATTGGCTTCATGCTGCGGCAGTTTGAAGTGGCGCGTCTGGTGGGTCTTCGACCCTACAACGCGATCGCGTTTTCGGCTCCGATTGCGGTGTTTGTCAGCGTGTTTCTGATGTACCCTTTGGGCCAGAGCAGCTGGTTTTTTGCCCCGAGCTTCGGGGTGGCGGCGATTTTCCGGTTTCTGCTGTTTTTGCAGGGCTTCCACAACTGGACCTTGAACCCCTTCCACATGATGGGAGTAGCTGGGGTGCTGGGTGGAGCACTGCTGTGTGCGATTCACGGAGCGACCGTGGAGAACACGCTGTTCAAAGACGGCGAGAACGCCAACACCTTCCGCGCGTTTGAGCCGACCCAGGCAGAAGAGACCTACTCGATGGTGACGGCCAACCGATTCTGGTCTCAGATATTTGGGATTGCGTTTTCAAACAAGCGCTGGCTGCACTTTTTCATGCTGTTTGTGCCGGTGACGGGGCTGTGGATGAGTGCGGTGGGCATTGTGGGCCTGGGTCTGAACCTGCGGGCCTACGACTTTGTGTCCCAGGAGATTCGGGCGGCAGAAGACCCCGAGTTTGAGACCTTCTACACCAAGAACATCTTGCTGAACGAAGGCATCCGGGCCTGGATGGCACCCACCGACCAGCCCCATGAGAAGTTTGTATTCCCCGAAGAGGTACTCCCCCGCGGTAACGCTCTGTAA